A genomic segment from Roseibium algicola encodes:
- a CDS encoding helix-turn-helix transcriptional regulator — protein sequence MQTDTVHTQPGSVPIHREVAGYGLCLLPAAGYDVGFVADTGTIGFAFDCQAGSHAIASDRREDFVRLPNTLALTPSGCDIRSQSEMGGEYLLVSGREIRLTEGCYRTNILSKSASMAAGRLRKWMLSDTPLDHLETEACINALAEAGLKPQRPGKAARWMTGNRFRKVADRIEADLGSNLSVAVLAQEIGVSASFLSRAFSAYCGQSPYDYIVSRRLQRARALIVSTGKPLAEIALRSGFSSQSHMTASFRTRLGVSPSKFARPDR from the coding sequence ATGCAAACGGACACTGTTCATACCCAGCCTGGATCTGTGCCCATCCACCGGGAGGTCGCCGGATATGGGCTCTGCCTTTTGCCGGCCGCCGGTTACGATGTCGGTTTCGTGGCAGATACGGGAACCATCGGCTTTGCGTTTGACTGTCAGGCGGGCAGCCATGCCATCGCTTCGGACAGGCGAGAAGATTTCGTTCGCTTGCCCAACACGCTGGCTTTGACACCCAGCGGCTGCGACATCCGCTCCCAGTCAGAAATGGGCGGTGAATATCTTCTGGTCAGCGGTCGCGAAATCCGTCTGACGGAAGGGTGTTACCGCACCAACATCCTGTCGAAATCTGCTTCCATGGCCGCAGGCAGACTGCGCAAGTGGATGTTGTCGGATACGCCTCTGGATCATCTGGAAACCGAAGCGTGCATCAACGCACTTGCAGAGGCGGGGCTGAAGCCGCAGCGCCCTGGCAAGGCTGCCAGATGGATGACAGGCAACCGGTTTCGGAAAGTGGCGGACAGGATCGAGGCCGATCTTGGGTCAAATCTGTCCGTTGCCGTTCTGGCGCAGGAAATCGGCGTTTCGGCCAGTTTCCTGAGCCGTGCCTTCTCGGCTTACTGTGGGCAGTCGCCCTACGACTATATCGTCAGCCGGCGGCTGCAACGCGCCCGGGCGCTCATCGTTTCCACCGGCAAGCCGCTTGCGGAAATCGCCCTCAGGTCGGGCTTTTCCTCGCAAAGCCACATGACGGCGAGTTTCCGGACGCGCCTCGGGGTCAGTCCCTCCAAGTTCGCGCGCCCGGATCGCTGA
- a CDS encoding threonine dehydratase, with translation MTALFTLDDLEAAFPIVRQLVPETPSYAWPLLKERFGLEIAVKHENHTPIGAFKARSSIVYIQKHIEEHGRPSGVVTATRGNHGQSMALAARTLGLPATIVVPEGNAEGKNRAMKAFGADLVIDGRDFDISRRTAERLARESGFLMVPSFHRNIVLGVATYALEFFRAHDDLDVVYVPVGMGSGACGLITVRDLLGLKTEIVPVVTENAPAYRLSVEAGKIVTTETAATFADGMACREPVQAALDILQTGSSRIATVTDDEIAAAIRVLFADTHNLAEGAGAAALAALMQDAPKLHGRKAGIILSGGNLDETAMQTVLTGGTPVV, from the coding sequence ATGACCGCTCTCTTCACCCTGGACGACCTTGAAGCCGCTTTTCCGATCGTGCGCCAGCTTGTGCCGGAAACGCCAAGTTATGCCTGGCCACTCCTGAAGGAGCGGTTCGGCCTGGAAATCGCGGTCAAACACGAGAACCACACCCCGATCGGCGCCTTCAAGGCGCGCAGCTCCATCGTCTACATCCAGAAACATATCGAAGAACACGGCCGCCCCAGCGGCGTCGTAACGGCCACCCGCGGAAACCACGGCCAGTCCATGGCGCTGGCTGCCCGAACGCTTGGCCTGCCCGCCACCATCGTGGTGCCGGAAGGAAATGCGGAGGGCAAGAACCGGGCGATGAAGGCCTTTGGTGCTGATCTCGTGATCGACGGTCGCGACTTCGACATTTCCCGGCGCACTGCCGAGCGACTGGCCCGTGAGAGCGGTTTCCTGATGGTGCCGAGCTTTCACAGGAACATCGTCCTTGGCGTTGCGACCTACGCGCTGGAATTTTTCAGGGCGCATGACGATCTCGACGTGGTCTATGTCCCCGTTGGCATGGGTTCCGGCGCCTGCGGACTGATCACGGTGCGCGACCTTCTGGGGCTTAAAACCGAGATCGTGCCTGTCGTCACGGAAAACGCCCCCGCCTACAGGCTGTCCGTCGAGGCGGGAAAAATCGTGACCACGGAAACCGCAGCCACTTTCGCCGACGGCATGGCCTGCCGGGAGCCGGTACAGGCGGCGCTTGATATCCTGCAGACCGGCTCCAGCCGGATCGCAACGGTTACGGATGACGAGATCGCTGCCGCCATCCGCGTCCTGTTTGCAGATACGCATAATCTCGCCGAAGGTGCAGGTGCTGCCGCCCTCGCCGCATTGATGCAGGATGCGCCAAAGCTTCATGGCAGGAAGGCCGGTATCATTCTGTCAGGAGGCAACCTGGACGAAACAGCAATGCAGACAGTTCTGACCGGTGGAACACCGGTGGTCTGA
- a CDS encoding type 1 glutamine amidotransferase — protein sequence MHFLVVENYQHTELGILGRVATQEGHSWHTVKAFEGEPLPQATDAFAGLVVLGGAQDALADEAYPHLPKVCDLIRAFDDAGKPVLGICLGSQLIARAFGGENLLGLPVEFGWRDVTPTDAGLEDPVVGKLGAGAPQFHWHSDTVTLPDGAVLLASSAMTPVQAFRMGDLTYAIQFHFETGLPEVRNWSEAFSEDIRAHTPDWHSRFDTEASRHAAKADETGAAIAKAWLSLL from the coding sequence ATGCATTTTCTCGTCGTTGAGAACTATCAGCATACGGAACTTGGCATTCTCGGTCGTGTCGCTACGCAGGAAGGTCACAGCTGGCACACCGTCAAGGCATTTGAAGGCGAGCCGCTACCCCAAGCCACCGATGCGTTTGCCGGCTTGGTCGTGTTGGGCGGAGCCCAGGATGCGCTGGCGGACGAAGCCTACCCGCATCTGCCGAAGGTCTGCGACCTGATCCGTGCCTTTGACGATGCCGGCAAGCCCGTCCTCGGCATTTGTCTGGGCTCGCAGCTGATCGCCCGCGCCTTTGGTGGAGAGAACCTTCTGGGCTTGCCGGTTGAATTCGGCTGGCGCGACGTGACACCGACCGACGCAGGGCTGGAAGACCCCGTGGTCGGCAAGCTCGGGGCCGGTGCTCCTCAGTTCCACTGGCATTCCGACACCGTAACGCTGCCGGACGGGGCGGTGCTTCTGGCGAGCAGCGCCATGACACCGGTCCAGGCCTTCCGCATGGGCGATTTGACCTACGCAATCCAGTTCCATTTCGAAACCGGCCTTCCGGAAGTACGTAACTGGAGCGAAGCCTTCAGTGAGGACATTCGTGCGCATACGCCGGACTGGCACAGCCGTTTCGACACCGAAGCGTCCCGCCATGCAGCAAAGGCCGACGAGACCGGAGCCGCAATTGCAAAGGCCTGGCTGTCGTTGCTTTGA
- a CDS encoding DMT family transporter has translation MSVASPSLRPGSAGFSATDYGLYAATVLAWGFSWIAMKGQVATVAPEVSVFWRFVLAASIMMAWARFRGHHLAFGLQDHLRFAGLGVFLFSTNFTLFYYGAAILPSGLLAVIFSTASIFNLFLGLILFGQRPSPIALGAGLLGFLGIGLMFWPKLAGAEFNDEAAIGLAMCVGGTLSFCLGNMLSADTQRRGIGVTPATAWGMVYGMLFLGVFSALRGQSFSVEWSVNYFGSLIYLAVVASVIAFASYLTLLGRIGSARAGYATVMFPVVALTLSTIFEGYQWTPVAAAGLACVIGGNLMMLRAR, from the coding sequence ATGAGCGTTGCATCCCCCAGCCTCCGGCCCGGCTCTGCCGGTTTCAGTGCAACCGACTATGGTCTTTACGCGGCGACGGTTCTTGCCTGGGGCTTCAGCTGGATTGCGATGAAGGGCCAGGTGGCAACGGTCGCGCCTGAAGTGTCTGTGTTCTGGCGCTTTGTGCTGGCAGCGTCGATCATGATGGCGTGGGCACGCTTTCGCGGACACCATCTTGCCTTCGGCCTTCAGGATCACCTGCGGTTTGCCGGACTTGGCGTGTTTCTGTTTTCCACCAACTTCACGCTGTTCTACTACGGCGCGGCCATTTTGCCGTCCGGTTTGCTGGCGGTGATCTTCTCGACCGCCTCGATCTTCAACCTGTTTCTGGGACTGATCCTGTTCGGCCAACGGCCAAGCCCGATCGCTCTCGGTGCCGGGCTGCTCGGCTTTCTGGGTATCGGCCTGATGTTCTGGCCGAAGCTGGCCGGGGCAGAGTTCAATGATGAAGCTGCCATTGGCCTCGCCATGTGCGTCGGCGGCACATTGTCCTTCTGCCTGGGCAACATGCTGTCGGCTGACACCCAGCGGCGCGGCATCGGCGTTACACCTGCTACCGCCTGGGGCATGGTCTACGGCATGCTTTTCCTGGGGGTCTTCTCGGCCCTGCGCGGCCAGAGTTTTTCCGTCGAATGGTCCGTGAACTATTTCGGAAGCCTGATCTATCTGGCTGTTGTCGCCTCGGTCATCGCCTTTGCTTCCTACCTGACCCTGCTCGGCCGCATCGGCTCGGCGCGGGCAGGCTATGCCACCGTGATGTTCCCGGTGGTCGCTCTCACTCTGTCGACCATTTTCGAAGGCTATCAGTGGACGCCAGTGGCCGCCGCCGGTCTGGCCTGTGTCATCGGTGGCAACCTGATGATGCTGCGCGCCCGATAG
- a CDS encoding LysR substrate-binding domain-containing protein, with protein MHHALDIDQLRTFLAIAELGSFTKAGEAVHKTQSAVSMQMRRLEERVGQPIFIKDGRQSRLTENGLRLVEFARRMIMLNDETLSAFNGQKEVGHVKLGVPDDYADRLLPQVLAAFNRLNPSIEVQVECLSSARLTDAIREGTLDVAITTSQDTMDLRGEIIRREPLYWVTSNQHCAHTQDVVRLALGPVTCGWRRISMDALDRSGRPYRVSYTSSSAAALVGAVQAGLAVTVFPESAIRDGMRILDEKDGFPTLPYCDIALLRSDTARETMHDTLCNHLVAAIGNVGSGTTQLAAE; from the coding sequence ATGCATCACGCACTGGACATCGACCAACTTCGAACGTTTTTGGCGATCGCGGAGTTGGGAAGCTTCACCAAGGCTGGTGAGGCTGTGCACAAGACGCAGTCGGCAGTCTCCATGCAGATGCGGCGGCTGGAAGAGCGTGTTGGTCAGCCGATCTTCATCAAGGACGGGCGCCAGTCCCGGCTGACGGAAAACGGCCTGCGGCTGGTCGAGTTCGCCCGCCGGATGATCATGTTGAATGACGAGACCCTGTCTGCCTTCAATGGCCAGAAGGAAGTCGGCCATGTGAAGCTGGGCGTGCCGGACGATTATGCCGACCGGCTGCTGCCGCAGGTGCTGGCGGCCTTCAACCGGCTCAATCCTTCCATTGAAGTGCAGGTGGAATGTCTGTCCAGTGCCCGGCTGACGGATGCGATCCGGGAAGGAACGCTCGACGTCGCCATCACGACCTCCCAGGATACGATGGACCTGCGCGGTGAAATCATTCGCCGTGAGCCGCTCTACTGGGTTACGTCTAACCAACATTGCGCCCACACACAGGACGTTGTCCGGTTGGCACTCGGACCGGTCACCTGTGGCTGGCGCCGGATTTCGATGGATGCGCTCGACCGGTCGGGACGCCCCTACCGGGTCTCCTACACAAGCTCCAGCGCGGCGGCTCTCGTCGGTGCGGTTCAGGCCGGACTTGCCGTGACGGTGTTTCCTGAAAGCGCGATTCGAGACGGCATGCGTATTCTGGACGAGAAGGACGGCTTTCCGACGCTGCCCTATTGCGACATCGCCCTGCTGCGCTCGGATACGGCACGCGAAACCATGCACGATACGTTGTGCAACCACCTGGTGGCAGCCATCGGCAACGTTGGCAGCGGCACAACGCAACTGGCGGCGGAATAA
- a CDS encoding LysR substrate-binding domain-containing protein — MLDLDQLRTFVAIAESGSFTKAADNVHKTQSAVSMQMRRLEERIGKPLFVRVGRQSRLTEHGERLLHYARRLVQLNDETLAAFDDTELAGLVRLGTPDDYADRFLPEILARFSRSNPKAEVSVVCAPTPNLADMIAEGELDVAIITHVQKRGRKNVDLVRREPLLWVVSARHAVENESPLPLALGRATCDWRRAAINALSDQMREHRLLYSSWNSTAVGAAVLAGLAISVLPESALRSGMRVLTEAEGFPKLPDCEIGIMRSWHNNSRVTDALVEHIVSSLDNLSVPLAAE; from the coding sequence ATGCTCGACCTGGATCAGCTCCGGACCTTTGTGGCCATTGCCGAAAGCGGCAGCTTCACCAAGGCGGCGGACAATGTGCACAAGACACAGTCGGCGGTGTCGATGCAGATGCGCCGTCTGGAGGAGCGGATCGGCAAACCGCTCTTTGTCCGGGTTGGCCGGCAGTCCCGCCTGACCGAACATGGCGAGCGTCTGCTTCACTACGCGCGCCGGCTCGTGCAATTGAACGACGAGACGCTTGCCGCTTTCGATGACACGGAACTTGCCGGGCTCGTGCGTCTGGGCACACCGGACGACTACGCAGATCGGTTCCTGCCGGAAATTCTGGCGCGCTTTTCCAGGTCCAACCCCAAGGCGGAGGTCAGCGTCGTCTGCGCCCCGACACCCAATCTGGCCGACATGATCGCCGAGGGTGAGCTGGATGTCGCCATCATCACCCACGTACAGAAGCGTGGTCGCAAGAACGTAGATCTGGTACGGCGCGAACCTTTGCTCTGGGTTGTCTCGGCCCGCCACGCGGTGGAAAACGAGTCGCCCCTGCCTCTGGCGCTGGGACGCGCTACCTGCGACTGGCGCCGGGCTGCGATCAATGCGCTCAGCGATCAGATGCGCGAACATCGCCTGCTTTATTCAAGCTGGAACTCTACGGCAGTCGGCGCCGCCGTCCTGGCCGGGCTTGCCATTTCCGTTCTGCCGGAATCTGCGCTTCGGTCCGGCATGCGGGTCCTGACGGAAGCCGAGGGTTTCCCGAAATTGCCCGATTGCGAAATAGGTATCATGCGGTCCTGGCATAACAATTCCCGGGTCACGGATGCCCTGGTCGAGCACATTGTTTCATCGCTCGACAACCTTTCGGTTCCACTCGCGGCCGAATAG
- a CDS encoding DUF1127 domain-containing protein, whose product MTHTASTPFFALFGQMVARVWRVSKNRRQFAELNDWSDEQLKDIGLTRSDVRRALAQPFYTDPTSLVNGSSALRETIGYSAANSAQDKPMMTLVTESKTRQLAA is encoded by the coding sequence ATGACACATACAGCAAGCACCCCGTTCTTCGCTCTCTTCGGGCAGATGGTTGCCCGTGTATGGCGTGTGTCCAAAAACCGTCGTCAGTTCGCGGAACTGAATGACTGGTCCGACGAGCAGTTGAAGGACATCGGCCTGACGCGGAGCGACGTTCGACGCGCATTGGCCCAACCGTTCTATACCGATCCGACATCCTTGGTGAACGGATCTTCAGCGCTCCGCGAGACCATCGGCTATAGCGCCGCCAATTCGGCGCAGGACAAGCCGATGATGACGCTCGTGACCGAAAGCAAGACCCGCCAGCTGGCGGCCTGA
- a CDS encoding DUF937 domain-containing protein, translating to MTGSETGAPPFDIFSLSEDVRNRFGWSNEDLSRVMEQLLPAALNGFRYFGSTVPGFSEFLGQTSPLGTVAQNPFAGYAGLFQSPSDAALTPFFGPEAVQKALASQISGLTGLQRDAIQEMMPVAATLAMGQIARPFVHGEARNLLDAYLRGFARGRPKPQPTPVDYLQGYAEAMQSFWGAFLQPASIVTKSASPEPEPEPQEEDLPPDDEPDAPEGNASEFEEMVSSWMSAGRDFQSNQFKAFDSFFEKAAKDFRDV from the coding sequence ATGACTGGCAGCGAGACGGGAGCTCCTCCCTTCGACATCTTTTCCTTGTCGGAAGATGTGCGCAACCGCTTCGGCTGGTCGAATGAAGACCTTAGCCGGGTGATGGAGCAGCTCCTGCCTGCCGCGCTCAACGGTTTCCGCTACTTCGGCAGCACGGTACCGGGTTTTTCGGAGTTCCTCGGGCAGACGTCGCCGCTTGGCACAGTCGCGCAAAACCCCTTTGCCGGCTACGCAGGTCTGTTCCAGAGTCCGTCCGATGCGGCCCTGACACCCTTTTTCGGGCCTGAAGCTGTTCAAAAGGCGCTTGCCAGCCAGATTTCCGGCCTCACAGGCCTTCAGCGCGATGCCATCCAGGAAATGATGCCCGTGGCGGCGACGCTTGCCATGGGGCAGATCGCCAGGCCTTTTGTCCACGGTGAAGCTCGTAACCTGCTTGACGCCTATCTGCGCGGCTTTGCCAGAGGCCGGCCGAAACCGCAACCGACCCCGGTCGACTACCTGCAAGGCTATGCCGAGGCGATGCAATCCTTCTGGGGCGCGTTCCTGCAACCGGCCAGCATTGTTACGAAATCCGCATCACCAGAGCCTGAGCCCGAGCCGCAGGAAGAAGACTTGCCCCCGGACGACGAGCCGGACGCCCCTGAGGGCAATGCGTCCGAGTTTGAGGAAATGGTTTCGAGCTGGATGTCCGCCGGCCGTGATTTCCAGTCCAACCAGTTCAAGGCTTTCGACAGTTTCTTCGAAAAGGCCGCCAAGGATTTCCGCGACGTTTGA
- a CDS encoding glutamate--cysteine ligase yields the protein MARDTVDSTPIETVADLAATLEEGCKPEEKFLIGTEHEKFGFCLNELTPIPYGGEKGVEAILTGMEKLINWERIEDAGKIIGLADDRGGGAISIEPGGQFELSGAPLDNLHLTCREANQHLADVRRVAEPLGIGFLGIGMTPTWSRADMPRMPKSRYDIMTNYMPKVGSLGLDMMYRTSTIQVNLDFSSEADMALKMRVGLALQPIATAIFANSPFTEGKPNGFKSFRAQIWTDTDHDRTGDMPFAFEEGFGFERYVEWAIDVPMYFVKRGSTYYDVTGTTFRQFMNGALEGKVPDATPNIGDWNNHLSTLFPDVRLKKYIEMRGADGGPWRRICALPALWVGLLYDKGVLDQAWELVKDWTQEERAALRAGVPKTALQTPFRSGTVLDVAKQVLALSQEGLKRRNRLSDGDLDERVHLAPIEEGLASGMCPADVLLQRYNGSWKGDISQVFRDYAY from the coding sequence ATGGCCCGCGATACGGTCGACTCCACCCCGATTGAAACGGTTGCGGATCTTGCCGCGACGCTCGAGGAGGGCTGTAAGCCGGAAGAGAAGTTTCTCATCGGCACCGAGCACGAAAAATTCGGCTTCTGCCTGAACGAACTGACGCCAATTCCCTATGGCGGTGAAAAGGGCGTCGAGGCCATCCTGACCGGCATGGAAAAGCTGATCAACTGGGAGCGGATCGAGGACGCCGGCAAGATCATCGGTCTGGCCGACGACCGCGGCGGCGGCGCGATTTCCATCGAGCCGGGCGGTCAGTTCGAACTTTCTGGCGCGCCGCTCGACAACCTGCACCTGACCTGCCGCGAAGCCAACCAGCACCTTGCCGATGTGCGCCGCGTGGCCGAACCGCTCGGTATCGGCTTCCTTGGCATCGGCATGACCCCGACATGGTCACGTGCCGACATGCCGCGTATGCCCAAATCCCGCTATGACATCATGACCAACTATATGCCGAAGGTCGGCTCGCTTGGTCTCGACATGATGTACCGGACCTCAACCATCCAGGTGAACCTCGATTTCTCGTCCGAAGCCGATATGGCCCTCAAGATGCGCGTCGGCCTGGCTCTGCAGCCGATCGCGACCGCCATTTTCGCCAATTCGCCGTTCACGGAAGGCAAGCCGAACGGCTTCAAGTCCTTCCGCGCCCAGATCTGGACCGACACCGATCACGACCGCACCGGCGACATGCCCTTCGCTTTCGAGGAAGGCTTCGGCTTCGAGCGTTATGTGGAATGGGCAATTGATGTGCCGATGTATTTCGTCAAGCGCGGCTCGACCTACTACGACGTTACGGGCACCACTTTCCGCCAGTTCATGAATGGCGCGCTGGAAGGCAAGGTTCCGGATGCAACGCCAAATATCGGTGACTGGAACAACCACCTGTCCACGCTTTTCCCCGATGTCCGTCTGAAGAAATACATCGAGATGCGCGGCGCAGACGGTGGCCCGTGGCGGCGCATCTGCGCTCTGCCGGCACTCTGGGTCGGCCTACTTTACGACAAGGGCGTGCTCGATCAGGCCTGGGAACTGGTCAAGGACTGGACCCAGGAAGAGCGCGCGGCTCTTCGTGCAGGCGTTCCCAAAACCGCCCTGCAGACACCTTTCCGCTCAGGCACCGTTCTGGATGTCGCCAAACAGGTGCTTGCCCTGTCCCAGGAAGGTCTCAAGCGTCGCAATCGCCTCAGCGATGGCGATCTGGACGAGCGCGTGCATCTGGCTCCGATCGAGGAAGGCCTCGCCTCCGGCATGTGCCCGGCAGACGTTCTGCTGCAGCGCTATAACGGTTCCTGGAAGGGCGATATCAGCCAGGTCTTCCGCGACTACGCCTACTGA
- a CDS encoding 16S rRNA (uracil(1498)-N(3))-methyltransferase — translation MAKYEFNMQRLFLRHILADGARIEADRSQANYLLNVLRLKDGDYVLVFNGNDGEWLAKIVSNGRRDCTLQLMERTREQTSANDLMYMFAPLKHARLDYMVQKAVEMGAGSLKPVLTQHTQASRINLERMEANVIEAAEQCGVLAVPEVLAPQPLTDVLAVWNEAQPGRRLLFCDEAEGTNNPLLTLAQMKESGPKPLAILIGPEGGFSEEERSLLCSLDFVTPIPLGPRILRADTAAVAALAVLQATVGDWR, via the coding sequence ATGGCCAAATACGAGTTCAATATGCAACGACTGTTCCTGCGACATATCCTTGCCGATGGCGCACGCATAGAAGCGGACCGCAGCCAGGCGAACTATCTGCTGAACGTTCTGCGCCTCAAGGATGGCGACTACGTGCTTGTCTTTAATGGCAATGATGGTGAATGGCTGGCCAAGATTGTCAGCAATGGCCGGCGCGACTGCACTTTGCAGCTGATGGAACGCACCCGTGAGCAAACCTCGGCAAATGACCTGATGTACATGTTCGCGCCGCTCAAGCACGCCCGGCTGGACTATATGGTGCAAAAGGCCGTGGAGATGGGAGCTGGCAGCCTGAAGCCGGTGCTGACCCAGCATACCCAGGCCAGTCGAATCAATCTCGAGCGGATGGAAGCAAATGTGATCGAAGCGGCCGAGCAATGCGGTGTTCTGGCCGTGCCGGAAGTTCTTGCGCCCCAGCCGCTGACAGATGTGCTTGCGGTCTGGAACGAAGCACAGCCCGGCCGCAGGTTGCTGTTCTGCGATGAAGCGGAAGGGACAAACAATCCGCTTTTGACCCTGGCCCAGATGAAGGAAAGCGGTCCGAAGCCGCTCGCCATACTGATCGGGCCGGAAGGCGGTTTTTCCGAGGAGGAGCGGTCTCTTCTGTGCAGTCTCGATTTTGTCACGCCAATTCCCCTGGGCCCACGTATCCTGCGCGCCGACACGGCAGCTGTCGCAGCCCTGGCGGTTCTGCAGGCAACGGTGGGCGACTGGAGGTAG
- the xseA gene encoding exodeoxyribonuclease VII large subunit encodes MSETQSNVAEFSVSEISFSIKRTMEDAFGYVRVRGELGRISRPGSGHIYLDLKDDRSVLSGVIWRGAASKLKIQPEQGLEVIATGKITTFPGQSKYQMVIDSLEPAGAGALMALLEERKKKLAAEGLFAEERKRPLPPLPSVIGVVTSPTGAVIRDILHRIADRFPLHVLVWPVRVQGETSGAEVANGIRGFNALQPGGPIPRPDVLIVARGGGSIEDLWGFNEEAVVRAAADSQIPLISAVGHETDWTLIDLAADLRAPTPTGAAEFAVPVKAELMAMVDDRSRRLNSGLVRFVTSRRTELRAASAALPAPQDLLALPRQKFDTLASSLERALIVSTRTHRTHYQNFAGRLSPLLLSRLSTKARQDLVQASERKQRALQVAVSQKRHAFEALAVRLTPARLAQQTTLGTERLSGLGDRLDRAYLARLSQEKARLDGLQKLLKSLSYKDVLARGYAVVRDDSGQPVRSAAAIASGAALSIELADGTVDAVALSDSAGPKPAKVKKPATGKGPATSQGSLF; translated from the coding sequence GTGAGCGAAACCCAGTCCAACGTCGCCGAATTCTCAGTCTCCGAAATTTCCTTCTCCATCAAGCGTACGATGGAGGATGCTTTCGGTTACGTGCGTGTGCGCGGCGAGCTGGGCCGGATCTCCCGGCCGGGGTCCGGTCACATCTATCTGGACCTGAAGGACGACCGCTCGGTCCTGTCCGGTGTTATCTGGCGCGGAGCAGCCTCCAAGCTGAAGATCCAGCCTGAACAGGGGTTGGAGGTGATTGCCACCGGCAAGATCACCACGTTCCCGGGCCAGTCGAAATACCAGATGGTGATCGACTCCCTGGAACCGGCGGGAGCTGGCGCCCTGATGGCGCTGTTGGAAGAGCGAAAGAAGAAACTTGCTGCGGAAGGCCTTTTCGCGGAGGAGCGCAAGCGCCCGCTGCCGCCCTTGCCGAGTGTCATCGGCGTGGTTACTTCGCCGACCGGTGCCGTCATCCGCGATATCCTGCACCGGATCGCAGACCGCTTTCCGCTGCATGTGCTGGTCTGGCCGGTCCGCGTCCAGGGCGAGACCTCGGGTGCGGAAGTCGCCAACGGCATTCGCGGCTTCAACGCCCTGCAACCCGGCGGACCGATCCCGCGACCGGACGTCCTGATCGTAGCCCGCGGAGGCGGCAGCATCGAGGACCTGTGGGGCTTCAACGAGGAAGCGGTCGTCCGCGCAGCCGCAGACAGCCAGATCCCGCTGATCTCGGCCGTCGGACATGAAACCGACTGGACGCTGATCGACCTTGCCGCCGACCTGCGCGCCCCGACGCCGACAGGCGCAGCCGAATTTGCCGTGCCGGTGAAGGCCGAGCTGATGGCCATGGTCGACGACCGTTCCCGCAGGCTCAATTCGGGCCTGGTGCGGTTCGTGACTTCCCGGCGCACAGAACTGCGCGCCGCCAGCGCCGCCCTGCCCGCGCCGCAAGACCTTCTCGCCCTGCCGCGCCAGAAATTCGACACGCTGGCCAGCAGCCTGGAACGCGCACTGATCGTGAGCACCAGAACGCACCGGACCCATTACCAGAATTTTGCAGGACGCCTGTCACCGTTGCTCCTGTCTCGCCTGAGCACGAAAGCCCGGCAGGATCTTGTCCAGGCGAGCGAGCGGAAGCAGCGCGCGCTGCAAGTCGCGGTCTCGCAAAAGCGGCATGCCTTCGAAGCCCTGGCCGTGCGGCTGACACCGGCCCGGCTCGCCCAGCAGACGACGCTCGGGACCGAGCGCCTGTCCGGTCTGGGTGACCGGCTTGACCGGGCCTATCTTGCCCGTCTTTCGCAGGAAAAGGCGCGCCTTGACGGTTTGCAGAAACTCCTGAAGTCGCTTTCCTACAAGGATGTACTTGCACGCGGGTATGCCGTGGTGCGCGACGACAGCGGGCAGCCGGTACGCTCGGCAGCAGCGATCGCGTCTGGTGCAGCCCTTTCCATAGAACTGGCGGACGGTACGGTTGACGCCGTCGCGCTCAGCGACAGTGCCGGCCCGAAGCCTGCCAAAGTGAAAAAACCGGCGACCGGCAAGGGACCGGCAACCAGCCAGGGCAGCCTTTTCTGA
- a CDS encoding DUF805 domain-containing protein, whose amino-acid sequence MPVQRKQFGKRGLDPQGQGQWGPSQNGYSGNNAYASSAGGYARAGGAAVQVAGDSSLSIIDAVMQFLGFFFSFNGRIGRLGYWGIGTFNLIMMVAVIFAYFTAIENEIQYYANADELLASGSGLTMWLLILPFSISNLSVQVRRFHDRDVSGYWLLVWFIPIVGSLFALCQGFANMFFSGTQGPNRFDTPQSQAHIFD is encoded by the coding sequence ATGCCTGTGCAGCGCAAGCAATTTGGAAAACGTGGACTGGACCCGCAAGGTCAGGGCCAGTGGGGCCCGAGCCAGAACGGCTATTCGGGCAACAATGCCTATGCTTCGAGCGCCGGCGGGTATGCGCGCGCCGGAGGCGCCGCCGTTCAGGTTGCCGGCGACAGCAGTCTTTCCATCATCGATGCGGTGATGCAGTTCCTCGGTTTCTTTTTCAGCTTCAACGGCCGCATCGGCAGGCTCGGTTACTGGGGTATCGGCACATTCAACCTGATCATGATGGTCGCGGTCATCTTTGCCTATTTCACCGCGATCGAGAACGAGATTCAATACTACGCAAACGCGGACGAACTACTGGCAAGCGGAAGTGGACTGACCATGTGGTTGCTGATCCTGCCGTTCTCCATTTCGAACCTCTCCGTTCAGGTTCGCCGGTTCCACGACAGGGATGTGTCGGGCTATTGGCTGCTCGTCTGGTTCATCCCGATTGTCGGCAGTCTTTTCGCCCTCTGTCAGGGGTTCGCCAACATGTTCTTCTCCGGCACACAGGGACCCAACCGGTTCGATACGCCGCAGAGCCAGGCTCACATCTTCGATTAA